The genome window AATGTGAAATGCAAGAGAATCAGTATAAGatcttaaaaaaaagacataagaaaaaaagaaacagaacaaagacACAGTGAGAAATAGATGTGGAGGCCATGTAGAAATGTAAGAAGAGGGAAAGATGCAGCAGTCATAAAGAGGAAAGAAGGTGCAAGGAGGCACTTGTGAGGCCATGGTCAAAATAGGTTAAGATAACACAAAGTTTTCAACAACAAATTGTGACAGGTCCTGGAGAAGCTACCAGTTGCAAGACCTGGCAAGAACATAGCACTTACTCTACTTCATCCCGATCCAGCCTCTCCGCCTCAGCCCTGACCTTCTCAAAATCTTCAGCCATCACCCTGCGCTTCTGCTCCACTTCCTCCAGCTCCTCAATCAGTCTCTCCTCCTCAAAAGCAAATTCCTTGAGCTCCAGTTGCAGTTTTTCTGTGTCATCTTCATTCATCTGTTCCAGGATTTCCAGGCATCTCCTGAAGAGAACATCCACAGCACAATAATCTAGGGAAGGTCAAGGATTTATGCAGAAAACTGTTACCTTACCATCTCATCCCAGTGTCTGTGCTGAAATCCAAGCTGCATTGCAGTGTACATGTAGTTTGATATGTATCTTTATAATTATCTTTAAGTGCTAGAAATTTGTTTTCACGTTAAAGGAGAAGCTGATATTTGTACATTGTGACTCAGTTTTGCTAAGATGCACACACTGCATTCAACAGAAATAACTTTGGGGAATATAAGCAATATTTTCTGCTACATTCTTGAACTCTATTCTTACTCACTTGTAATTCTGACACTCATTCTCAGTGATATTGAGCTGTGTGTCCAACTGGTCCAGAAGAGTGTCAGTACATTCCTCACATAGAGGATGATCCACATCTGTCTGGCCAGACATGATGTCAAACAAATCACCTGTAACCTGAAGGGAGATGATTTTtagtacagaaaatgaaaaaaaaaacttgcatagGAGCCTACCTGACAAACCAAGCTTCAACCAGGTTTTCTGGGTGTTGCACCATTAAAACAGCATAAAAGATTCAAAGTAGCTGAACTCTGTATTTCTAAATACTCAAACTGCACCACTGTCTGAAAGATGTGCATGGCACTGAAAAACATGGAACAACCCACCTTGAGTCTTCTGCTGAGGTTTTCCATTGTGCCCCCATCAGAGGCCTCTCCAATAAGAGTGAAGCTGTTGGCACTTTCTGTTGACATCATCCTGAAAAACAGCATGATTATGTTGCAAAAACTCAGAGATACATGGTTAGTTCAATTCATTCTCTACCTTACCTATTTATTACCCATTATGCTAAAATAATGTACAGTTCACTTTAAGTCCTAAATAAGGTCTTGCTTCCATATCCAAGAcaggaaacaagagaaaaaatgTGGGGGTTTTCCCCTTAAAAACAAAAGTTAGTAAGCAATGATAGAAGTCACAGTACATAGAAGACATTCCTCAAAAGACATCGAGAGTTAACAAAGAGATTAATCACACAATGTGGGCCATGAACAAGAACTAATTAAAACAAGTGAGCAAATGTATACCATCCACATAATAAGAGAAAAGTCCACTTGGGTTTGCTGAGCATTAAACACATAACACACTCCAGTTGGGAGACTTAATATGCAACTATGAAGTGTGTCTGCAAATGAAAACACAGATTGTGGTGATTTAAAATATTCAGTTAATCTTTAGATCTGTCCCTCCCAAATAATTCCTTGAGTTCATTCCAAGAATCATTTAGCATACTGTTTTGCCTTCTCCTTCAGTGTGTGTCTTTATGCAACTTATCTGGAGCCACTGCTCTATAATGAAACTTTCCAATATATTTATTCTCATCTTGTGGAAAACACTTGCTGCTTGGTACTGTGTGAATTCATTCTCTGCCAGCACTTACCAAAGAATATTTCTAGCTGACAGCAATGAGAGATCAAACCCTTAAGGGCTCAGCCATAACCAAATGAAATTCCAGAATTGCTTTTCAATATACCACATTGATACTAAAGGTATGAACATATACTAGAATGTATAACGAGCCAGCTGAAAATGCTGGGCTGTACTGTAGAgtatgaattttttaaagaaagggaagagaaagagaggagacttAAAAAGCACTTCCCTTTTTACCAGTGATAAAAATTCAGGCTTCTCTCACCACCTTTCCCTTTAGATCAGAGACAggcaatgtgtggccctccagataatgCTGAATtcaaactcccatcatccttctctACTGGCTAGATGTACCCTCTTAAAGGACACATGCCCTCCATTCTTGCAGTACTGTTCTACTTTGCTGTTGGGTGTACACATATATATGGGACATGGACAAAATATCAGACATGCTATTGTACAGTAGCAAAATTTGCAACCCTGGAAATTGACATTTAATGCAAATACAAAAGTCAAGGTGCACAAATTCTGGTCAATACCTGGCTGGAGGAATGAATCTTCGTGACACACCATCCTGGCGGTTTTCAACAAACACTTCCTGAGAAAGAAATTCAGTATCAGTGTTTTCTTACATATCCTCAACAAGAGATAACATCATCCAGTCAGATTTGCTTACTAGAGATTTAGTCAATGTGCCCTTACCACGGCCttggaaacacatttaaaatcattatagatacatacataaaatgaACCAGCCCTCTTAACATGTGGTTTTGCACTATACAATGATTTAAACTGTAAAGCTGATTTAGCTCTCCTCTAGGAATCAAACCATAATTCTTTACCTCTGTCAAAGTGGTCTCCTCCTCTGGTGCATCCCCCAGTTTTGCTGGAGTAGTAGTAAGTAGAGgagctaaacaaaaaaaaaattactaaatgTAAACTCAATGAAATCTTAACAAATATTAATGGTTTCTGAATAGGATGCGAGTTGTGGTAGCTCAGAAAAAAATACAAGGACTCCCTATACATGCACAAACGTACTCTCTTTTTGAATTATTATATGTATATTCCTATGGACACCATCTCCAAGCAAATTCTGTTGGCAGCTTCCGTAACAATCATAACAACTTTTGGGAGTCTTCTCCCAAAAGGCATTTGCTTCCACTATAAAAGTTGCACCCCACCTGGTCTTTCCTGTTTTTACCTGTCAACTCTTGGATAGTCACTTTGTCCAGGACCTTGAAAGATGTGTCGAGTTTAAGAGGTTGGCTGCAGCGTTGGCAAACAAAGCTGACCTGCATAGTGCAGGCAGGTGACTTTGTGACATCCATCTGTGATGGGGATGAGAAAAGACAACAATCTGATAATCTGTGTGCTCCTTCTAGCACTTTAGACTGACGAGCTCTTCAAATGGTTGCCAGACTGAAATGCCTATCTTTCTTTACCCTTGCCTAAACTACTGTACCTAGGGCTCAGGAGAGTTGCGATCCACCAATATCTGGAGTACCAAATATGCTCCATTCTTGCTCTAGCTGAATACTGTTATAAATGAATAGTGTATGGTTTAGTACTGACATTTCAGCTGGCAGTTCTGATTAAAAGTGAAAccctttaaaaagggaaatatcACCTCAGCAAACTACTTCTTGAAACACTGGGGAGGGATGattaaattataaaaacaaaattatacctcaacagaaaaaagaaaagaaccaaaTCAAGCAGGTAACAATCCTATCAGaaattttaaatgaatgtttGGAAATAAGGTCTACTAAGTTCAAACAACACTTAGTTCAACACAAGCtataaacaaaaacacaactaTAGCTgctagtttttcttctttttcctactATGGGTGGTCAGGCTGCATCAGCCAGAGCTCAAGGGTAACCCCAGGGAACTCCCCAGCATGGTGCCTGTGTCTTCTTCACACCATAAGCATGCAGCCATGAATGTATACCTACGGAGGCCCGTCTGCCTCCGTGTCTTTCACCTAACTTACAGGTCATGGACGAAAGTCAGGTCCACTATAACGAGATCCAAACAAGTCCCATTTAATTTTCTAGACCAGGCACTGCTCCTGGAGGCAGTACCGCGAAAGATGCTCACTTCTTGCAGCGACACAAGAGGGCTGGGCGGGAGATATGCTCAGCTCCGTCTCTGTTCCCTGGAGACCCTTCTACTTTTCTCGTACAGAGCCCGCCCGCCCCAATTCCCTCGCTCACAACAAGGCTTCGGAGGCGCTTTCTCTTCCGGGGAAATCACAGGGTCTGACGTCACCCACAGGGGGCAAGGCAAAGACAGGCCCCGCCCTTGTCGTTGCCGAGGCAACCGCGAGGCCTCTGTCTCCTCAGCCTCTCCTTCTGAAGGAGCCCAAGCCTGCTTGCAGATCCATGTATCATGAAAGAAGTAGCGCCAGAATGTAGAGTAGCTGCATTACGAGGCCCTGCTTCAGGAGATTTTCATTCCGTGGGGCGACCAATCATGCACGCCATTACACCTCCGCTTTGAAAGCATACCTAGAAACAATTCTCGTTGATCTTCAATATCCTGTACTTCTGTATCTCCCTATCCTTAAACTATATGCGTTTGACACCGAGCTCATGTTTGTGATGCTTAGGAAAAATCCCGTCAGACCTTCACTTCTCAAACAGGGAAGAGCCCGAACAACCGTGATGTCCTCATCTGGACATAAATCTCATCAGCAACAGAGGCTACTCCTTTTGAAATATCACAGATCCAGCCGTTCCCTGACCACAAGTGGCGGGGGGCCTGACACTGTAATTCCCTGCACCCTTTAGGGGAAATAGACACGAAAGGGATACCGCTAGGGCAGTTTGCCTCCAAAGTACTGTAAGTGCACGCAAGCTATCATCTTTCATTTTATTGGGGAAACACAACGACCTTATGACACAGGTCCTTTAAAACTTCCTCTCTGTTTGCGGAGCATAATTAAACTTGGATAGTTACTTTTATCTCATCGATTAAAAAAGTATGTGTAATTCTGGTAAGTCTTTTTCATGATAATAAATATGGTCACCGTTTTATTATTGGTAGGGCAGTCATTTCTAACGCTGCAGCGCACACACCAATATGTGACAAGcataaacaaaaaggaagaaaacgaaaaggttgtggcacctgaaagactgtgatattttaatgtgagctttcgtggataagtccatttcttcagacactccttttgtcttctttattttttatttttatttatttattcatttattttttgcttttgtttttccggcATCCTCTCATAGACTACCACCACTGCTATCTCGCTGAAACATTTACAGATATCCACCGCCCCTTCCCAACCCCAAATCTCCGTTCCATTAATTGCAAACACCCAGTGTTCCCTTTGTCTTCGCGCAGCGGTACCCTTCAACCACCATTACTCTTCACGCAACGAAGGAAATTCCGAGTCTTGGCGGAAACCGACGGAGACGTCTTACTAAGCTCCTCCTACCTCTATGCTGATAggcttttctttcctgttcaCGTGCCCAAAATTCCTCCCACCTGCAAGCGGAAGTTGCCGATCCAGAGCCTGCGCATTACAGCGGATATGGACCGGCTGACAAAGGCTGAACGGGGTAATCACGTTGACCAAAACCACGCCCGCCCATTGGTCGAGTGGGAACGGCGGCGGGGCGTTATGTCGTCATTTCCGGCAGTGGCGAAGCCGGTGGTTTGCTCGGGTGGTCGCGCGCGCCGGAGAGAAAGAGACGGATCTGGCTCGGGATACCGGCTTCCCCGCCCTGCCATGGCCTCCCTACTCAAGGTGGACCCGGAAGTTAAGATCAAGgtaggaggagagggggagatgGTCGCAACTGTTTCCGCCACGGGTATGCCcttaagcatgtgcagagtgccgaACACGCGTCTGATCGAGATCGTGCGGTCCTCGGGCAGACCTCAGCGGCGGCCTCTCTCCGTTTGTGAG of Pogona vitticeps strain Pit_001003342236 chromosome 6, PviZW2.1, whole genome shotgun sequence contains these proteins:
- the BECN1 gene encoding beclin-1 translates to MDVTKSPACTMQVSFVCQRCSQPLKLDTSFKVLDKVTIQELTAPLLTTTPAKLGDAPEEETTLTEEVFVENRQDGVSRRFIPPARMMSTESANSFTLIGEASDGGTMENLSRRLKVTGDLFDIMSGQTDVDHPLCEECTDTLLDQLDTQLNITENECQNYKRCLEILEQMNEDDTEKLQLELKEFAFEEERLIEELEEVEQKRRVMAEDFEKVRAEAERLDRDEVEYQKEYSEFKRQQLELDDELKSVDNQMRYAQMQLDKLKKTNVFNATFHIWHSGQFGTINNFRLGRLPSVPVEWNEINAAWGQTVLLLHALANKMGLTFQRYRLIPYGNHSYLESLTDKSKELPLYCSGGLRFFWDNKFDHAMVAFLDCVQQFKEEVEKGETRFCLPYRMDVEKGKIEDTGGSGGSYSIKTQFNSEEQWTKALKFMLTNLKWGLAWVSSQFYNK